ATGTGACAACTGACAAGAAACATAGGTTGTGCTAATGTCTTtactttaaaattcaaatcggcttaaaaaattatgttctTACGagcaaaagattgaaaaaaaaacgatgaaATTTATCGTGTGCTTTTATTAATTGTACAtctaaaaatgtattaaaCAATTTTGCTCAGTACAACAAAATTCACAATTGTAATTTTGTGAAATACCCACTCCACCATCTTTTTATCAGAtaattctaatttatttttgtcaatgtTATAGCCATTTTTGATACTTGCGTATTTAATTATGGGATATTATGAATAgaaattgtatatttaaagGCCCATTTTTGGCCCTAAATGTAATTGATGACTCAACTCaaccaacaacaagaagaagaagactctcTCTGCTTTCGACCAAAACCTTCTCCTCTCCTCTGGGagatctccatcttcttcgcTTCTTCGCTTCCCCGCCTGAAACAATTACTCGATCTCGCCGGCGGAACAAGCTCTCCGTTTCTCTTTCCGGCAGATCGATTCTTCCAATTCCTTATTCCTTTCTAGGTCTTCCTTAAGAAACCCTTactttcttcaaaatctgcATTTATGGCGATTAGGGTTACCTTCACCTACTCCAGCTATGTTGCTAGGAGCATTGCTTCATCCGCCGGGACTCGTGTCGGTACCGGCGACGTTAGATCATGCTTCGAAACATGGGTTCGTCCCAGGTTCTGCGGCCACAATCAGATACCAGATATTGTTGATAAATCTCCCGGATCCAACACATGGGGTCCAAGCTCAGGCCCTCGTGCTCGACCAGCTTCATCAATGTATAGCACCATTGCGAGGGAAATCCTCGAAGAAGGCTGCAAGAGTCCACTTGTCTTGGGTATGATCTCTCTCATGAATTTGACTGGAGCTCCACAGTTTTCGGGTATGACCGGTCTCGGGATCTCTCCCTTTAAGACTTCTTCTGTCATCCCGTTCCTTAGGGGTTCCAAGTGGATGCCTTGTAGTATTCCGGCGACGTTATCAACGGATATTGCTGAGGTTGATAGAGGAGGAAAGGTCTGTGATCCTAAAGTGAAGTTGGAGTTGAGTGATAAAGTCTCGAATGGTGGAAACGGATGGGTTAATAAGCTGTTGAATATCTGCTCGGAGGATGCTAAGGCTGCTTTCACGGCGGTTACTGTTTCTCTCCTTTTCCGATCGGCTTTGGCCGAGCCAAAGTCTATACCTTCAACATCTATGCTTCCTACTCTCGATGTGGGTGATCGTGTTATAGCCGAGAAGGTGAGATTACTGGTTTGTTCTGTTCTTAATTGTGACCGTAGAATGATGTTTGATCTTGAGAGGTTTTTAAAATGACGGCTTTAACCAATTCTGCATTGTTGGaactaaaatttgttattggAAATGGTCTTAAATGTGTTTCTTCTTACATAAGAAATGCACATTGATCTTTTAATTGGTGATGTGGCTTAATCACACTAAACCATTGTGATCAAATCTGTCTATTTGCTTTGGTGTTGGACAGGTCTCATACTTTTTCAGGAAGCCAGAGGTTTCAGACATAGTTATCTTCAAGGCTCCTCCTATTTTGGTGGTATATATCTCAAATCACTATTTCTGGGTTTTCAAATGTTCTTAGACCTTTTTCAAAGGTGCTTGATACTCTCCTTTGAATTGCAGGAACATGGTTACAGTTGTGCTGATGTTTTCATAAAAAGGATAGTTGCTAGCGAAGGTGACTGGGTTGAAGTAAGCCCTTATCTCTAATCCACTTGTTGATTGATCCTATTCTCCATTGAAGTCTTTGGTCATCTTTATCGGTATTACTTATGTAGTGGCTTCTTGATGACCAGCCTCCTCAAAACAGACTCTTAAcctttgtttctgttgttgttaTATTCCTGTCTAACCTATTGATGCTGTATCATATAGGTTTGTGATGGAAAGCTCTTAGTAAATGACACTGTTCAAGCAGAGGATTTTGTCTTAGAGCCAATTGACTATGAAATGGAACCAATGGTAAGCAAACTTGCGCTTGCTTATTGAATGTTTTCTCGACCTAAAAATTATTAGAAGAATGCTGCTAACttgatctctttctttttcctgttTATTTGCAGTTTGTCCCTGAAGGTTATGTCTTCGTCCTAGGAGACAACCGCAACAAAAGCTTTGATTCTCATAACTGGTAACCACTTTCGAATATATTATTAATGGTTGTTCTGTCTTGGTTATGGGAACTCTGTTGATTCATGGATGATGTGGTGAATGTAAAACGCAGGGGTCCACTTCCAATAAAGAACATCATAGGGAGATCTGTGTTTCGCTATTGGCCACCAAGCAAAGTGTCAGACATAATACACCATGAACAAGTTAGCCAAAAGAGAGCTGTTGATGTATCTTGACCAACGCAGATGGTATCTTAGGATTAAGcagaaaatttgattagatGAGCTGTGCCATGCCAACCATTTTGGCGCTGAAGGCAACAGAGCAATTCTTTCTTCCTGTCTAGGCTTGATGGCGGACATGGAATGCACTGGGAAATCCAtataaaaagaacaagaaaattgatatttttgctttgattttttttgatgtGTTGAAACCTAAATGCATCCAGTGTAATTGGCAGTAGCTGTCAAACATAAAAGGgtaaactttcttttttgagtATTTAATGTGAAGAATCCTGTAAACGTTCTGTTCTCAAGCTCTTGAACATAATTGGTTCTGTGGAATTTGCAGGCTATTTTGGCAGATACAAGATATTAATAGTTTGTATAAACTTAAAATgcaatatttcaaaaataaaaattaaaaatagagcTCAGAGTAGGCGAAATCATCTGATATTCAGGAGAATGCATTGGACCCAACCAATACTAAAGCCAATTTCATCACAGCTCATGCACCAGCCGGGAATCGAACCCGGGTCTGTACCGTGGCAGGGTACTATTCTACCACTAGACCACTGGTGCTTTGTTGAACCTTACgctatgttttaaaataaataccagaaacctttttttttactctcaTCAAAATGGTTTGGTCAAGATATGGAATAACTGAATAAGAATTGGGACAAGTTGGTAAGAAAGCTAGAATGAGTTGTGTAGATTCATAGAAAAGAGtctaaaaatcaaatatatgttttcagtGTTGATGAATATAGCCACAGCCTTTTGAATACAGAGTTGTAAtactaaatccaaaaaaaaaaaaaaaaaaaaaagagagctgCTGTGTATAATAAAATGGATCATCAAAGCTGTTCCCTTTTCTTCCCCTCACTctctactttcttctttttttccatatgGTGTGGaaggtttgttgatttttcagTCTCCCCTACTTCTCTGCTATGCATATTTAAAAagggaacaaaaaaaaaaaaaaagagaaattaaaaagtttgtgtttttttggggACAATACAAAGAGAGtttgatattatataaaaaaatagcgATGATCAAAGCTTTTAGGCTTGAAAATCTTTATTTGAGTTCCATACAGGAGCCACCGTCTTTTGCTGCACTCCCCCGCCGCCATCTGATAACACTCCGCTTCCATTTTCAGCTGCTATTAGCGGATCCTTCTCGCTCTCTTTCATCTGACAAACCCGAGTAAACCAAATTAAGCAATATAACAAGTcagtatatatagatagaccTGAAAAAAGCCTATGATACTGATGCTTTTTTATAGCAATCTAATTGCAAAATCAATGGTACTATAAAAAGGAATATGATTTGAGGGACTCATCTAATTACCAACAGAAATATATTAGAGGGAacagagagatgaagaaatatACCTGAGGCAACTGAGTTGAGGTTTCACTTGCCTTCTGCTGAGTCTCAATCGAGC
This sequence is a window from Arabidopsis thaliana chromosome 1 sequence. Protein-coding genes within it:
- the Plsp2A gene encoding Peptidase S24/S26A/S26B/S26C family protein (Peptidase S24/S26A/S26B/S26C family protein; FUNCTIONS IN: serine-type peptidase activity, peptidase activity; INVOLVED IN: proteolysis; LOCATED IN: integral to membrane, membrane; EXPRESSED IN: male gametophyte, pollen tube; EXPRESSED DURING: L mature pollen stage; CONTAINS InterPro DOMAIN/s: Peptidase S24/S26A/S26B/S26C, beta-ribbon domain (InterPro:IPR011056), Peptidase S24/S26A/S26B/S26C (InterPro:IPR015927), Peptidase S26A, signal peptidase I, conserved site (InterPro:IPR019758), Peptidase S26, conserved region (InterPro:IPR019533), Peptidase S26A, signal peptidase I (InterPro:IPR000223), Peptidase S26A, signal peptidase I, serine active site (InterPro:IPR019756); BEST Arabidopsis thaliana protein match is: thylakoid processing peptide (TAIR:AT2G30440.1); Has 9578 Blast hits to 9341 proteins in 2371 species: Archae - 0; Bacteria - 7160; Metazoa - 214; Fungi - 105; Plants - 244; Viruses - 0; Other Eukaryotes - 1855 (source: NCBI BLink).); the encoded protein is MAIRVTFTYSSYVARSIASSAGTRVGTGDVRSCFETWVRPRFCGHNQIPDIVDKSPGSNTWGPSSGPRARPASSMYSTIAREILEEGCKSPLVLGMISLMNLTGAPQFSGMTGLGISPFKTSSVIPFLRGSKWMPCSIPATLSTDIAEVDRGGKVCDPKVKLELSDKVSNGGNGWVNKLLNICSEDAKAAFTAVTVSLLFRSALAEPKSIPSTSMLPTLDVGDRVIAEKVSYFFRKPEVSDIVIFKAPPILVEHGYSCADVFIKRIVASEGDWVEVCDGKLLVNDTVQAEDFVLEPIDYEMEPMFVPEGYVFVLGDNRNKSFDSHNWGPLPIKNIIGRSVFRYWPPSKVSDIIHHEQVSQKRAVDVS